In Rhodococcus rhodochrous, a single genomic region encodes these proteins:
- a CDS encoding YhgE/Pip domain-containing protein: MSSNRSTTDPHHGTLRSPRFWLAPFAVVAAMMSALAYFYLGALLDPSENLRQFPMAIVNQDVGDVLPGSDERQNFGDQITEGILDGIDPEEIDLQRMGISAANQGLDDGSLYGAIVIPSDFTKRISILAQASVVPGDIEKPIITLYTNPRTGAFATGIVTTIGDRALTQVNDTVGQQLTETVTATLAESAPDLQLSGASSLVLAQPIDALTVEHKPLPDGTGAGLSAFFYTLLLILAGFTGATIINAVVDSALGFVPTEYGPLYIARETTRMSRLQVLALKWGITVVLSLIVSALYLWISTALGMPAPRALLLWEYGALAISAVGITSLAVMSIFGAAGLLVNLIVFIVLGLPSSGGTIPIEATPRMFEWLSTFEPMHQIYLAVRSILYFDGRPDAGLGHGVTMTIVGLVFGLVVGALVTWIYDRVGFHRAADAPVRLPWRPSRQHDRDSAVATDTVRSDDSVDTRKDDRDDTVESSGSSEHSDDSDGSANEMGDPAARRG; this comes from the coding sequence GTGAGTTCAAACCGGTCGACCACCGATCCGCACCACGGCACCCTGCGCAGCCCCCGCTTCTGGCTCGCGCCCTTCGCTGTCGTCGCAGCGATGATGAGTGCCCTGGCGTACTTCTATCTCGGCGCACTCCTCGATCCGAGCGAGAACCTGAGACAGTTCCCGATGGCCATCGTCAATCAGGACGTCGGCGACGTGCTGCCCGGATCGGACGAGCGACAGAACTTCGGCGACCAGATCACCGAGGGCATCCTCGACGGCATCGATCCCGAGGAGATCGATCTGCAACGGATGGGGATCTCGGCCGCCAACCAGGGTCTCGACGACGGCAGCCTGTACGGCGCGATCGTCATCCCCAGCGACTTCACCAAACGCATTTCGATCCTCGCGCAGGCCTCGGTGGTTCCCGGAGACATCGAGAAACCGATCATCACCCTGTACACGAACCCCCGGACGGGTGCGTTCGCGACGGGCATCGTCACGACGATCGGCGACCGCGCGCTGACCCAGGTGAACGACACGGTCGGGCAGCAGCTCACCGAGACCGTCACCGCGACGCTCGCCGAGTCGGCACCCGACCTGCAATTGTCCGGAGCGAGCAGCCTCGTCCTGGCCCAACCGATCGATGCGCTCACCGTCGAGCACAAGCCGCTGCCCGACGGGACGGGCGCGGGTCTGTCCGCCTTCTTCTACACCCTGCTGCTGATCCTGGCCGGCTTCACCGGCGCCACGATCATCAACGCCGTCGTCGACAGTGCCCTCGGTTTCGTGCCCACCGAATACGGCCCCCTCTACATCGCGCGGGAGACCACCCGGATGTCGCGCCTGCAGGTGCTGGCACTCAAATGGGGCATCACGGTGGTCCTGTCGTTGATCGTCTCGGCGTTGTATCTGTGGATCTCCACCGCACTCGGCATGCCGGCGCCGCGCGCGTTGCTGCTGTGGGAGTACGGGGCACTCGCGATCTCGGCGGTGGGCATCACATCGCTCGCGGTGATGTCGATCTTCGGGGCGGCGGGTCTGCTGGTGAACCTGATCGTGTTCATCGTGCTCGGCCTGCCGTCGTCCGGTGGCACCATTCCGATCGAGGCCACCCCGCGGATGTTCGAATGGTTGTCGACCTTCGAGCCGATGCACCAGATCTATCTCGCGGTGCGGTCCATCCTCTACTTCGACGGACGACCCGACGCCGGGCTCGGCCACGGCGTGACGATGACGATCGTCGGTCTCGTGTTCGGTCTCGTCGTCGGCGCCCTGGTGACGTGGATCTACGACCGCGTCGGCTTCCACCGGGCCGCGGACGCACCCGTGCGTCTGCCGTGGCGGCCGTCGCGACAGCACGATCGGGATTCGGCGGTCGCGACCGACACGGTCCGTTCGGACGACAGCGTGGACACGCGCAAGGACGATCGGGACGATACGGTCGAATCCTCCGGCAGCTCCGAGCATTCGGACGACAGCGACGGGTCCGCGAACGAAATGGGGGACCCCGCCGCGCGTCGGGGGTAG
- a CDS encoding bifunctional 3'-5' exonuclease/DNA polymerase: protein MRTVVVPHPADGRGRRGASIVVVDASGAPLGPVREYPEFADAVATIEAEARPRWVWTSTATVYPALLRAGVRVQRCHDLATTGAILAVREGLSPPTAEEPADERPGLFDAAPAIDVEAVVAQFADQRRRISGDARLELLTAAESAGTLAAAEMGFDGLPFSAQAHRRLLEDTLGPRPTGYDLPSRIAEVVEEVSAAFGRPVNPASHSEVLEAFRREGITVESTRKHVLQRIDHPAVPLLLRHRELSKLYSTNGWHWLDTWVRDDRFRPVYVPGAVVSGRWASRGGGALQIPKALRSSVIADPGRSFVVADAGQLEPRILAAMSGDRRMVAAAGSDDLYAPVAAASFAGDRAKAKVAVLGVLYGATSGDARVLLTVLRRSFPTAVDFVERAARAGERGEVVHSWLGRACPPAPEGFHSHGDAHARGRFTRNFVVQATAAEWALCVLAELRRRLTTDPDPTVGDLVFFQHDEVVVHTGNPELASSHITASVEVATRLMFGDTQVRFPMDTAVRNVYAEDAGGE, encoded by the coding sequence GTGCGCACGGTCGTCGTTCCTCATCCTGCGGACGGCCGGGGCCGTCGCGGTGCAAGCATCGTCGTGGTCGACGCATCCGGCGCGCCGCTCGGTCCGGTACGCGAGTACCCCGAATTCGCGGATGCAGTCGCAACGATCGAAGCCGAAGCGCGACCGCGCTGGGTGTGGACCTCGACGGCCACGGTCTATCCCGCGTTACTCCGCGCCGGCGTCCGGGTGCAGCGATGCCACGATCTCGCCACCACAGGCGCCATCCTCGCCGTGCGCGAGGGACTGTCCCCGCCCACTGCGGAGGAACCGGCCGACGAGCGGCCCGGTCTCTTCGACGCGGCACCCGCGATCGACGTCGAGGCGGTGGTCGCGCAGTTCGCCGATCAGCGTCGCCGCATCTCCGGCGATGCTCGCCTCGAGTTGCTCACCGCCGCCGAATCGGCCGGCACGCTCGCAGCGGCCGAGATGGGTTTCGACGGGTTGCCGTTCTCGGCGCAGGCGCATCGTCGCCTCCTCGAGGACACCCTCGGACCGCGCCCGACCGGCTACGACCTGCCGAGCCGCATCGCCGAAGTGGTCGAGGAGGTCAGCGCCGCCTTCGGCCGCCCCGTGAATCCCGCCTCGCACAGCGAGGTACTCGAGGCGTTCCGCCGCGAGGGCATCACCGTCGAGTCGACCCGCAAGCACGTGCTGCAGCGGATCGACCATCCCGCGGTGCCTCTGTTGTTGCGGCACCGTGAGCTGTCGAAGTTGTACAGCACGAACGGCTGGCACTGGCTCGACACCTGGGTCCGCGACGACCGGTTCCGTCCGGTCTACGTTCCCGGCGCTGTTGTGTCGGGCCGGTGGGCGAGTCGCGGCGGTGGCGCTCTGCAGATCCCCAAGGCGCTGCGGTCGAGTGTGATCGCCGATCCGGGCCGGTCGTTCGTCGTCGCCGACGCGGGCCAGCTCGAACCGCGCATCCTGGCGGCGATGTCGGGCGATAGGCGCATGGTCGCGGCTGCCGGTTCGGACGATCTGTACGCCCCGGTCGCTGCGGCGTCCTTCGCCGGCGACCGCGCGAAGGCGAAGGTCGCGGTGCTCGGCGTGCTCTACGGGGCCACGTCGGGCGACGCGCGTGTCCTGCTGACGGTGCTGCGTCGCAGCTTCCCGACCGCGGTCGACTTCGTCGAACGTGCCGCCCGTGCGGGTGAACGTGGCGAGGTGGTGCATTCGTGGTTGGGCCGTGCGTGCCCACCCGCTCCGGAGGGTTTCCACTCGCACGGTGATGCGCATGCGCGGGGCCGGTTCACACGGAACTTCGTCGTGCAGGCCACCGCGGCCGAGTGGGCGCTGTGCGTGCTCGCCGAACTGCGACGGCGACTGACCACCGATCCCGACCCGACCGTCGGCGATCTCGTGTTCTTCCAGCACGACGAGGTCGTGGTGCACACCGG